One genomic window of Coleofasciculus sp. FACHB-1120 includes the following:
- the coaD gene encoding pantetheine-phosphate adenylyltransferase, which produces MIAIYPGSFDPITLGHLDIIKRGCRLFDDVIVAVLRNPNKTPLFTVQERIEQIRLSTRSLPNVEVDSFDGLTVNYARIRGAGVLLRGLRVLSDFEHELQMAHTNKTLDDRIETVFLATSNEYSFLSSSLVKEIARFGGSVDHLVPQHVALDIYRCYAKNLPASNPIVMDASPKVNYPTVDREV; this is translated from the coding sequence GTGATTGCAATCTATCCTGGCAGCTTCGATCCAATTACTCTGGGGCACCTCGACATCATTAAGCGCGGTTGTCGGCTTTTTGATGACGTGATTGTTGCGGTGCTGCGGAACCCCAACAAAACGCCTCTGTTTACAGTACAGGAGCGCATCGAGCAGATTCGTCTATCCACGCGATCGCTGCCGAATGTAGAAGTTGACAGCTTTGACGGTTTGACGGTCAACTATGCCAGAATCCGAGGAGCGGGCGTGCTGCTACGCGGTTTGCGGGTGCTTTCTGACTTTGAACATGAGCTACAGATGGCTCATACGAATAAAACTCTCGACGATCGGATTGAGACGGTTTTTCTAGCAACCTCTAACGAGTACAGTTTCTTAAGTAGTAGCTTAGTGAAAGAGATTGCCAGATTTGGCGGCTCTGTCGATCATCTTGTTCCCCAGCACGTCGCCTTAGATATCTACCGATGTTACGCCAAGAATCTTCCCGCCTCGAACCCGATAGTAATGGACGCTTCCCCGAAGGTGAATTACCCGACAGTGGATCGGGAAGTGTAG
- a CDS encoding ATP synthase F0 subunit B, producing MLRQESSRLEPDSNGRFPEGELPDSGSGSVDIQRELDRIEEMIIDSTRIPLTSLRLVDENPVLDQLDLVRINLPPAFQEAEEIVRQKEEILLQAEDYAQQIIETAERRADQILDEMGLIRQAEREAQAIRQAVQQECDAIQEQTIAELERMRLQAQQELEQMRSLALQECEDIQNGADDYADQVLTNIEQQLNDMLKVIRNGRQQLQNDAPPPPPSRTPTVREVEGERGRGADKKK from the coding sequence ATGTTACGCCAAGAATCTTCCCGCCTCGAACCCGATAGTAATGGACGCTTCCCCGAAGGTGAATTACCCGACAGTGGATCGGGAAGTGTAGATATTCAGCGGGAACTCGACCGCATCGAAGAAATGATTATCGATAGTACGCGGATTCCCTTGACTAGCCTGCGCTTAGTCGATGAGAATCCGGTACTCGATCAGCTGGATTTGGTGCGGATCAATCTGCCACCGGCTTTTCAGGAAGCCGAAGAAATTGTTCGCCAGAAAGAAGAGATTCTCCTGCAAGCGGAGGATTATGCACAGCAGATTATTGAGACAGCAGAACGCCGAGCCGATCAGATATTGGATGAAATGGGCTTGATTCGGCAAGCCGAACGGGAAGCTCAAGCGATTCGGCAGGCGGTGCAGCAAGAGTGCGACGCTATCCAAGAACAAACAATCGCAGAACTGGAACGGATGCGCCTACAAGCACAACAAGAGCTAGAGCAGATGCGATCGCTTGCTCTCCAAGAATGCGAGGATATTCAAAACGGAGCGGATGACTACGCCGACCAAGTTCTCACGAATATTGAGCAGCAGCTCAACGATATGCTCAAGGTCATCCGCAACGGTCGGCAACAGTTACAAAATGACGCTCCGCCTCCACCGCCGTCGCGAACCCCTACAGTTAGAGAAGTAGAGGGAGAAAGAGGTAGAGGCGCAGATAAGAAGAAGTAG
- the cysC gene encoding adenylyl-sulfate kinase produces the protein MDREHRGVTVWFTGLSGAGKTTISKEVAQVLHKRGHKVEILDGDVVRQNLTKGLGFSKDDRDENIRRIGFVAHLLTRNGVVVLISAISPYREIREEVRSRIGDFVEVYVNAPLAVCEQRDVKGLYKKARSGEIKNFTGIDDPYESPLHPQIECHTDQETIEESTEKVLRKLEELGYL, from the coding sequence ATGGATCGAGAGCATCGTGGCGTCACCGTGTGGTTTACAGGTTTAAGCGGTGCGGGAAAGACCACCATTAGCAAGGAAGTGGCGCAAGTATTGCACAAACGCGGACACAAGGTGGAAATCCTTGACGGAGACGTGGTGCGCCAAAATCTGACCAAAGGTTTGGGGTTTAGTAAAGACGACCGCGATGAGAATATCCGGCGCATTGGTTTTGTCGCTCATCTCCTGACTCGCAACGGGGTCGTCGTACTCATTTCGGCAATTTCGCCTTACCGGGAAATTCGAGAAGAAGTGCGATCGCGTATTGGAGATTTTGTCGAGGTTTATGTGAATGCACCGTTAGCGGTTTGCGAACAGCGGGATGTGAAGGGATTGTATAAGAAAGCGCGGTCTGGGGAAATCAAAAACTTCACTGGGATTGATGACCCTTATGAGTCGCCCCTCCATCCTCAAATTGAATGCCACACAGACCAAGAAACGATAGAGGAAAGCACAGAAAAAGTTTTGAGAAAGCTGGAAGAACTGGGCTACCTCTAG
- the gor gene encoding glutathione-disulfide reductase: MEFDYDLFVIGAGSGGLAASKRAASYGAKVAIAEGDLVGGTCVIRGCIPKKLMVYASKFSHLFEDAAGYGWTVGERSLNWQHLITTVDKEVHRLSHLHIGFLEKAGVELIKSRATLLDPHTVEVDGRKVTADKILIAVGGEAIKPNLPGMEHTITSREIFLLKEQPKHIVIIGAGYIAVEFACIMHGLGSKVSLLLRGDRILKGFDDDIRVGIQDAMSHHGINIITNVTGKGIEQTPEGLKVAFTEKGKDADTTLTADQVLVAIGRAPLLGKLGLENAGVKVVNCEDEDLPRLHGYSVNCAIEVDEYSRTNQPNIFAVGDCTNRINLTPVAIGEGRAFADTEFGNNRRVFNHENVASAVFTQPEAATVGISEADARKKLGDDNVQIYRARFRPLFHSLTGADEKVMVKLVIDKNTDRVLGAHMVGEYSAEVIQGIAIAVNMGATKKDFDATVGIHPSTAEEFVTLR, translated from the coding sequence ATGGAATTTGATTACGATTTGTTTGTCATTGGTGCGGGTTCGGGAGGATTGGCGGCTTCCAAACGTGCGGCTAGCTATGGTGCGAAAGTAGCGATCGCAGAAGGCGATTTAGTGGGTGGTACCTGCGTCATTCGTGGCTGTATTCCCAAAAAATTGATGGTTTACGCCTCCAAATTTTCCCATTTGTTTGAGGATGCCGCAGGCTATGGCTGGACCGTGGGCGAGAGAAGCCTAAACTGGCAGCATCTGATTACGACTGTCGATAAGGAAGTCCATCGCCTCAGCCACTTGCATATTGGATTTCTGGAAAAAGCTGGGGTGGAGTTAATCAAGAGCCGCGCCACTTTATTAGATCCGCATACGGTGGAAGTGGATGGGCGCAAAGTCACGGCTGACAAGATTTTAATCGCCGTGGGTGGGGAAGCCATCAAGCCGAATTTACCAGGGATGGAACACACCATCACTTCTCGCGAGATATTTCTCCTCAAGGAACAGCCGAAGCACATTGTCATTATTGGCGCTGGCTATATTGCCGTGGAATTCGCCTGTATTATGCACGGACTCGGATCGAAAGTCAGTTTGTTGCTTCGCGGCGATCGCATTCTCAAAGGTTTTGATGACGATATTCGCGTTGGCATTCAAGATGCCATGTCCCATCACGGCATCAACATTATCACTAATGTTACCGGGAAAGGCATTGAGCAAACCCCAGAGGGTCTAAAGGTCGCCTTCACCGAAAAAGGCAAAGACGCAGATACAACCCTCACCGCAGACCAAGTTCTAGTCGCCATCGGTCGCGCACCTTTGTTAGGAAAACTTGGTTTAGAGAATGCGGGCGTTAAGGTTGTTAATTGTGAGGACGAAGATTTACCCAGGTTGCACGGGTACAGCGTCAACTGTGCCATCGAAGTCGATGAGTACAGCCGCACCAACCAGCCGAATATTTTCGCTGTAGGCGATTGCACCAATCGGATCAATTTAACGCCTGTCGCCATTGGCGAAGGTCGCGCTTTTGCCGATACTGAGTTTGGCAATAACCGCCGGGTATTCAATCACGAAAATGTTGCCTCCGCCGTGTTCACTCAGCCAGAAGCCGCTACGGTGGGAATCAGCGAAGCCGATGCGCGGAAAAAGTTGGGCGATGACAACGTGCAAATTTATCGCGCCCGATTCCGTCCTCTGTTCCACAGTCTCACCGGCGCGGATGAGAAAGTCATGGTCAAGTTGGTCATTGACAAAAACACCGACCGCGTGCTGGGCGCTCACATGGTGGGCGAGTATTCAGCCGAGGTGATTCAAGGAATCGCGATCGCAGTCAATATGGGAGCTACCAAAAAAGACTTCGACGCCACCGTTGGCATTCATCCTTCCACCGCCGAAGAGTTTGTCACTCTGCGATAA
- a CDS encoding sigma-70 family RNA polymerase sigma factor gives MGDQPKEKPDLDTDAYLVKRCQEGNKQSFRQLYQRHQQRVRSTLYQLCGTSCLDDLVQEVFLRAWKGLPKLRETAHFSTWLYRISWNVASDRRRQFAVETRNFAFLQQNATNALPSQQESPTLMHLHYEDLVQRGLQQLSFEHRAVLVLHDLEDVPQKEIATILSIPVGTVKSRLFHARTSMRQFLQQQGVQI, from the coding sequence ATGGGCGATCAACCCAAAGAAAAACCCGATCTTGACACCGATGCTTACCTGGTAAAACGGTGTCAAGAAGGCAACAAGCAGAGCTTTCGGCAACTCTACCAGCGCCATCAGCAGCGCGTCAGATCAACTCTTTACCAACTCTGCGGTACCTCATGCTTAGATGATTTGGTACAAGAAGTATTCTTACGCGCTTGGAAGGGATTACCAAAATTGCGGGAAACCGCCCATTTTTCGACTTGGCTTTATCGCATTAGCTGGAATGTTGCTTCCGATCGGCGGCGGCAATTTGCTGTAGAAACCCGAAATTTCGCGTTTTTACAGCAAAACGCTACCAATGCCTTGCCAAGTCAACAAGAATCTCCCACTCTGATGCACTTACATTATGAAGACTTAGTGCAGCGCGGACTGCAACAGCTAAGTTTCGAGCATCGCGCCGTACTGGTTCTGCACGACTTAGAAGACGTTCCACAAAAAGAGATCGCAACTATCTTGTCAATTCCAGTTGGCACAGTAAAATCTCGCCTCTTTCATGCTAGAACCTCCATGAGGCAATTTCTCCAGCAACAAGGAGTCCAAATATGA
- a CDS encoding periplasmic heavy metal sensor, translating to MSLHRISLLAVLILSVGSAVALADPNPQSAQIAQNSPGARPQRRNKDGLLQQLNLTQQQMQQMQAIRQKYRSQIAPRQQALRQARQELATLMNSTASASQIRSKNQQVEELQQQLQKLRFESMLEMREVMTPEQRAKFVQLMQQRRQQKGERAGKNF from the coding sequence GTGTCCTTACATCGTATTTCTCTGTTAGCGGTTCTCATACTATCTGTAGGTAGTGCTGTTGCTCTTGCAGATCCGAATCCCCAATCTGCCCAAATTGCCCAAAATTCGCCGGGTGCCCGTCCTCAAAGGCGCAACAAGGATGGGCTACTTCAGCAACTCAATCTTACCCAACAGCAAATGCAGCAAATGCAGGCAATTCGGCAGAAATATAGAAGCCAAATAGCGCCGCGTCAGCAAGCTCTACGTCAAGCTCGGCAAGAGCTAGCTACACTGATGAACAGTACAGCTTCCGCCAGTCAAATTCGCTCTAAAAATCAGCAAGTTGAAGAGTTGCAGCAGCAGCTACAAAAGTTGCGGTTTGAAAGTATGTTAGAAATGCGAGAAGTGATGACTCCAGAGCAACGCGCCAAGTTTGTCCAACTCATGCAACAGCGACGGCAACAAAAGGGAGAACGGGCAGGGAAAAATTTTTAG
- a CDS encoding YqiA/YcfP family alpha/beta fold hydrolase has translation MLDYIYLHGFASSPQSAKAIYLRDRLSSRQISLRILDLNQGDFSHLTITRQIIQIAAEFPPNPMPVTVLGSSLGGLTAAWVGEKYPQVQRLVLLAPAFDFLTHWLLRLGEEQLQRWQTEQYLPVYHYGEKRSLPLHYQFITDAAQYQDKQLQRPIPTLLLHGRHDEVIPIAASRDYAASRPWVEFIELEDDHSLGNVLPEIWELIEAFCD, from the coding sequence ATGCTTGATTATATTTATCTGCATGGATTTGCCTCTAGCCCCCAGTCAGCAAAGGCGATCTATCTGCGCGATCGCTTATCTTCCCGGCAAATTTCCCTGAGAATCCTCGATCTCAACCAAGGCGACTTTTCCCATCTGACAATCACGCGGCAAATAATCCAAATCGCCGCTGAATTTCCCCCAAACCCGATGCCTGTCACTGTCCTTGGCTCCAGTTTGGGGGGTTTAACCGCGGCTTGGGTGGGAGAAAAGTACCCCCAGGTTCAGCGGTTAGTGTTGCTAGCTCCGGCGTTTGATTTTCTGACTCACTGGTTGCTCCGACTGGGGGAAGAACAACTGCAACGATGGCAGACAGAGCAGTATTTGCCGGTATATCACTATGGCGAGAAGCGATCGCTTCCTCTGCATTACCAGTTCATCACCGACGCCGCCCAATATCAAGACAAACAGTTACAGCGTCCCATTCCTACTCTGCTCCTGCATGGGCGTCACGATGAAGTGATTCCAATCGCAGCTAGCCGCGACTACGCCGCCTCACGTCCTTGGGTTGAATTCATTGAACTAGAGGACGATCACAGCTTAGGAAACGTCCTCCCTGAAATTTGGGAATTAATCGAAGCTTTTTGCGACTAA
- a CDS encoding peptidoglycan-binding domain-containing protein yields MKNIILLPFAFLLLPLMAIPGDAQEIAQTFPSATVTRQTLRPGSQGAEVSELQAALKLLGYYNGDVNGVYGENTAIAVSRFQQAAGLAPDGIVGAETWRRLFPVAPPSESTAAVTPLVIPAASASAISTTGAASFPVPTTTNTAANPRPAVTPRPSVNVPAPNRPAAAARTSTNRRTTSSASSRSQTRANPQQPRQLDFPVLRLGTQGPAVTRLQQRLRTLGFFKGTVNGVFDARTQTAVQAAQQRFKLDADGVVGPATWNVLLR; encoded by the coding sequence ATGAAAAACATCATTCTTTTACCTTTTGCCTTTTTACTTTTGCCTTTGATGGCGATTCCCGGCGATGCCCAAGAAATCGCCCAGACATTTCCTTCCGCAACCGTCACCCGGCAAACGTTACGACCTGGTAGCCAAGGGGCTGAGGTATCCGAACTTCAGGCAGCCCTGAAACTATTGGGTTACTATAATGGCGACGTCAATGGCGTGTATGGTGAAAATACCGCGATCGCAGTTTCCCGTTTTCAGCAAGCCGCTGGTTTAGCGCCTGATGGAATTGTGGGTGCGGAAACCTGGAGGCGTCTATTTCCAGTTGCTCCACCATCGGAATCAACCGCAGCCGTGACGCCGCTAGTTATCCCCGCGGCTTCTGCTTCAGCAATTTCTACCACCGGAGCAGCATCTTTTCCCGTCCCAACTACGACAAACACCGCTGCCAATCCTAGACCAGCAGTAACTCCCCGTCCCAGCGTGAATGTTCCAGCCCCCAACCGCCCAGCCGCGGCTGCTAGAACCTCCACGAACCGTCGTACAACCTCTTCTGCTAGCTCTCGCTCTCAGACACGGGCGAACCCACAGCAGCCCAGACAGCTCGATTTTCCAGTTCTGAGGCTGGGAACGCAAGGTCCAGCCGTTACTAGGTTGCAACAGCGCCTGCGAACCCTTGGCTTTTTCAAAGGAACGGTGAATGGAGTCTTTGATGCAAGGACTCAAACGGCTGTACAAGCCGCTCAGCAGAGATTTAAGCTAGACGCTGATGGTGTAGTTGGTCCAGCGACTTGGAACGTTTTGCTGCGTTAA
- a CDS encoding pitrilysin family protein: MTQSVTRSLANPTIHRSVLDNGIVLITVENPAADIIAGRIFARVGGRWEPQEKAGLSHLLSTVLTKGTDRLSSLEIAEQVESVGASLGADAAADYFLLSLKTVSADFPEMLQLAGDLLRSPSFPEAEVELERRLALQDIRSQQEQPFTIAFDQLRQAMYPNHPYGFSSLGTEATVSGLSRADLQDYHQTYFRPDNLVISIAGRLTPQDATDLVNQVFGDWQSGTTPLPTLSLPQITPEPTASATPQDTQQSIVMLGYVAPSVQETDYACLKLLNTYLGNGLSSRLFVELREKRGLAYDVSAFYPTRLETSQFVVYMGTAPENTAIAYEGLRTEVERLCTTQLTEQELQASKNKLLGQYALGKQTNAQLAQVFGWYEILGLGIEFDTEFQEKVTHLTPELIQKVACRYFTEPYVSLVGPAEKLDIKN, encoded by the coding sequence ATGACTCAAAGTGTGACGCGATCGCTCGCCAACCCAACTATCCACCGCAGTGTTTTGGACAACGGCATCGTATTAATTACGGTGGAAAATCCAGCGGCTGATATTATTGCTGGTCGAATTTTTGCACGGGTTGGAGGTCGGTGGGAACCCCAAGAAAAAGCGGGACTTTCTCACCTGCTATCCACGGTACTCACCAAAGGAACCGATCGCCTTTCTTCCCTGGAAATTGCCGAGCAAGTGGAGTCAGTGGGAGCGAGTCTCGGTGCAGATGCGGCTGCGGATTATTTTTTGCTGAGTCTCAAAACAGTATCCGCAGATTTTCCAGAGATGTTGCAACTGGCAGGGGACTTATTGCGATCGCCTAGCTTTCCAGAAGCGGAAGTGGAACTGGAACGGCGTCTCGCCTTGCAGGATATTCGCTCCCAGCAGGAACAGCCATTCACGATCGCCTTCGACCAGCTGCGGCAAGCCATGTACCCGAATCATCCCTACGGATTCTCCAGCCTGGGAACCGAAGCCACCGTCTCTGGCTTAAGCCGCGCCGATCTCCAGGACTACCATCAGACTTATTTCCGTCCCGATAACCTGGTGATCAGTATTGCCGGTCGCCTGACTCCTCAAGACGCCACTGATTTAGTTAATCAAGTGTTTGGAGATTGGCAGAGTGGAACCACCCCTCTCCCTACCCTGAGCCTGCCCCAAATTACCCCTGAACCTACTGCTAGCGCTACCCCACAAGATACGCAGCAATCTATCGTGATGCTGGGCTACGTCGCGCCATCTGTGCAAGAAACCGACTACGCCTGCCTGAAACTGCTCAATACTTACTTGGGCAACGGTCTTTCTAGCCGCTTGTTTGTGGAATTGCGCGAGAAGCGGGGATTGGCTTACGATGTCTCAGCTTTTTATCCGACTCGGCTAGAAACCTCTCAGTTTGTGGTATATATGGGCACGGCACCAGAAAACACCGCGATCGCCTATGAAGGTTTGCGAACTGAAGTAGAACGCCTTTGCACGACTCAACTGACCGAGCAGGAGCTGCAAGCGTCCAAAAACAAGTTGCTTGGTCAATACGCTCTCGGCAAACAAACCAATGCTCAGCTTGCTCAAGTTTTCGGCTGGTACGAAATTTTAGGGCTGGGAATTGAGTTTGATACCGAGTTTCAGGAAAAAGTTACCCATCTCACCCCAGAGTTGATCCAAAAAGTGGCTTGCCGGTATTTCACCGAACCTTATGTCTCTCTGGTTGGACCAGCGGAAAAATTAGACATTAAAAATTAA
- a CDS encoding pitrilysin family protein, producing the protein MLQLLNTTSKFPAEVFKLDNGLTVIYQHIPATPVVVVDVWVRAGAIAETEEWSGMAHFLEHMIFKGTDRLPPGVFDQVIENTGGMTNAATSHDYAHFFIVTAAQYLENTLPALADILLNAAIPEEEFIRERDVVLEEIRQSYDDPDFIGFQALTESIYQRHPYGRPILGTEAHLMERSPQEMRRFHRSHYQPENMTVVIVGGVEKEPALELVNRSFQHFAPPLECPLAEAEAEPPMIEIRRQEIHLPRLGQARLMMAWVGPGVEQLRNAYGLDLISVLLAEGRSSRLIRNLREQQQLVQNISSSFSLQRDSSLFTINACLAPENLDRVEALIGDAISELQNTPVSEGELSRCKRLLSNDYAFSTEAPSQLAGLYGYYNTIAAAEVATTYPEKIQSFQNTELQQLAQQYLSPYRYAVTILKPC; encoded by the coding sequence TTGTTGCAACTCTTAAATACTACTTCAAAATTTCCAGCTGAGGTATTCAAGCTGGACAACGGCTTAACAGTGATTTATCAACACATCCCAGCGACACCAGTGGTTGTGGTGGACGTTTGGGTGAGGGCGGGAGCGATCGCTGAGACAGAAGAGTGGTCGGGCATGGCTCACTTTCTGGAACACATGATTTTCAAAGGCACCGACCGACTACCGCCCGGTGTATTTGATCAAGTGATTGAAAATACTGGCGGCATGACGAACGCGGCAACCAGCCACGACTACGCCCATTTCTTTATTGTTACAGCCGCTCAGTATTTAGAAAATACCTTGCCTGCCCTGGCAGACATTCTCTTAAACGCGGCGATCCCCGAAGAAGAATTTATCCGGGAACGCGATGTAGTTTTAGAGGAAATCCGCCAGAGTTACGACGATCCCGACTTTATTGGATTCCAAGCGCTGACAGAAAGCATTTACCAGCGCCATCCTTACGGACGTCCCATCCTAGGAACAGAAGCCCATTTGATGGAGCGATCGCCCCAAGAGATGCGTCGCTTCCATCGCTCCCATTACCAACCGGAAAACATGACCGTCGTGATTGTTGGGGGAGTTGAGAAAGAACCCGCACTAGAACTGGTGAATCGCTCATTCCAGCACTTCGCCCCGCCGTTGGAGTGTCCTCTGGCTGAAGCTGAAGCCGAACCTCCGATGATAGAAATTCGGCGTCAGGAAATCCACTTACCCAGGCTAGGACAAGCTCGTTTGATGATGGCATGGGTGGGACCGGGGGTAGAGCAGTTGCGAAATGCCTACGGCTTAGACTTGATCTCGGTACTGTTGGCAGAAGGGCGGTCTTCCCGACTGATCAGAAACTTGCGAGAACAGCAGCAATTAGTCCAGAACATTAGTAGTAGTTTCTCCCTCCAACGGGATTCTAGTTTGTTTACGATTAATGCCTGCCTCGCGCCAGAGAATCTCGATCGAGTAGAGGCACTCATTGGCGATGCGATCTCCGAGTTGCAAAACACACCCGTTTCAGAGGGAGAACTTTCTCGCTGTAAACGCTTACTGTCCAATGACTATGCTTTTTCCACAGAAGCACCCAGCCAGCTAGCGGGATTGTATGGGTATTACAACACGATTGCGGCGGCTGAAGTCGCCACGACTTACCCCGAAAAAATACAGTCTTTTCAGAACACAGAACTTCAGCAACTGGCGCAGCAGTATCTCTCCCCGTACCGCTATGCGGTCACAATCCTCAAACCTTGTTAG
- a CDS encoding 5-(carboxyamino)imidazole ribonucleotide synthase: MKRVGVIGGGQLAWMMAGAAEVLGIELVVQTPSDRDPAVALAKRAGSAIASSIIFAPIDDAAATAELASRCDVITFENEFINLEALDSLVQQGVCFRPGLEVLAPLLDKYDQRCYLEDIGLPTPSFTTLEGEAGNQEVNLPKSFTHPLNLQNLDFPVVLKARRGGYDGQGTFIIQDSHALESTWQRLKYAPVLLEEFVPFERELAIIAARSAAGEVVTYPVVETQQVDQVCRRVLVPAAITPTVEQEVKAIAHKLLDSLQAVGVFGIELFLTASGKVLVNEIAPRTHNSGHFTLDACETSQFEQQLRAVSGLPLGNPDLKSGGAVMVNLLGYEHSQSDYLAKRQQLAQLSHTHVHWYGKTESRPGRKLGHVTVLLETANRAEAEAIAQTIESIWYSED, translated from the coding sequence ATGAAGCGTGTAGGAGTAATTGGGGGCGGACAGCTAGCCTGGATGATGGCAGGTGCAGCAGAGGTGTTGGGGATTGAATTGGTTGTACAGACGCCTAGCGATCGCGATCCAGCGGTTGCGTTAGCGAAGCGTGCGGGAAGCGCAATCGCATCTTCCATCATTTTTGCCCCTATTGATGATGCTGCCGCTACAGCCGAGTTAGCGTCTCGCTGCGATGTTATTACTTTTGAAAACGAATTTATTAACCTGGAAGCTTTAGATTCCCTTGTCCAGCAAGGCGTCTGCTTTCGCCCTGGACTGGAAGTATTAGCGCCGCTGCTAGATAAATACGATCAGCGTTGCTATTTAGAAGATATCGGCTTGCCAACTCCCAGTTTTACGACGCTGGAGGGGGAAGCCGGGAATCAGGAAGTCAATCTTCCAAAATCATTTACTCACCCCCTGAACCTCCAAAACCTGGATTTTCCCGTCGTTCTAAAAGCCCGACGCGGCGGCTACGATGGTCAAGGCACCTTCATCATTCAAGATAGTCACGCCCTAGAGTCAACTTGGCAGCGACTCAAATATGCGCCAGTGTTGTTAGAAGAATTTGTGCCTTTTGAGCGAGAATTAGCGATTATTGCGGCTCGTTCTGCTGCTGGTGAGGTGGTGACTTACCCTGTCGTAGAAACTCAGCAGGTAGATCAAGTGTGTCGGCGCGTCTTGGTGCCAGCGGCAATTACGCCAACGGTGGAACAAGAGGTGAAAGCGATCGCACATAAGCTTCTCGATAGCCTGCAAGCGGTTGGCGTCTTCGGCATTGAGCTATTTTTAACCGCATCGGGGAAAGTGTTGGTGAATGAAATTGCTCCCCGCACTCACAACTCCGGACACTTTACCCTTGATGCCTGCGAAACGTCCCAATTTGAACAGCAACTTAGAGCCGTCAGCGGTCTCCCTTTAGGCAATCCCGATCTCAAAAGTGGGGGCGCTGTCATGGTGAATTTACTCGGTTACGAGCATTCCCAGAGCGATTATCTTGCCAAACGGCAACAGCTAGCTCAGTTGTCTCACACTCACGTCCACTGGTACGGCAAAACCGAATCTCGTCCCGGTCGAAAACTCGGTCACGTCACCGTTTTGCTAGAAACAGCCAACCGTGCTGAGGCAGAAGCGATCGCCCAAACGATTGAATCTATCTGGTATTCAGAGGACTGA
- a CDS encoding pentapeptide repeat-containing protein: protein MTFRKLAAFLLTVVLFIWAFPAQAGYYPPPLSYSNAELKAKDFSGQILQVAEFSNANMELANFEGADLKGAILSASVMTNANLHGADLTNAMVDQVKLNGADLSDAVLVESILLRTIFDGVNIAGADFTDAILDGAQINELCIKASGVNSKTGIATRESLGCR, encoded by the coding sequence ATGACCTTTCGGAAACTAGCTGCGTTCCTACTAACCGTCGTTCTCTTTATCTGGGCATTCCCAGCACAAGCAGGATACTACCCGCCTCCCTTGTCATATAGCAATGCCGAACTGAAAGCCAAGGATTTCTCCGGTCAAATTTTGCAGGTGGCTGAGTTTTCCAACGCCAACATGGAACTCGCTAACTTTGAAGGTGCGGACTTAAAAGGGGCGATTTTAAGTGCATCGGTGATGACGAATGCCAATTTACACGGGGCAGATTTAACCAATGCAATGGTCGATCAGGTAAAACTCAACGGCGCGGATTTAAGCGATGCCGTTTTGGTAGAAAGTATCCTGTTGCGTACTATATTTGACGGTGTAAATATCGCTGGTGCCGACTTCACTGATGCAATTTTAGATGGGGCGCAAATAAATGAACTCTGTATTAAAGCATCTGGTGTAAATTCTAAAACTGGTATCGCAACTCGTGAGTCTTTGGGGTGTCGATGA
- a CDS encoding DUF4242 domain-containing protein, translating into MVRVLVQKIFEPPITDEKWNHDLEIGIPCHRAHNVHWIRSMMARDRTQVVCEFEAPDAETVRKSFRKAGLPFARIWTVDILEPAVLSSRANCP; encoded by the coding sequence ATGGTGCGCGTCCTCGTACAAAAGATATTTGAGCCACCGATCACCGACGAGAAGTGGAACCACGATCTTGAGATCGGGATACCCTGTCATCGGGCACACAATGTTCATTGGATTCGCTCGATGATGGCACGCGATCGCACTCAGGTCGTTTGCGAATTTGAAGCACCTGATGCTGAAACTGTGCGGAAGTCCTTTCGGAAAGCTGGCTTACCCTTCGCCCGGATCTGGACAGTTGATATTTTGGAACCGGCTGTTCTCTCAAGTCGGGCTAATTGCCCCTAA